One window of the Sphaerochaeta associata genome contains the following:
- a CDS encoding sugar phosphate isomerase/epimerase family protein: MRIVGIHYTRWASPAEADIASLVQKAKHLLYDQLEVDGIIMQQMSPWGRKRLGFEARNHQIDISYSIVPPPEYDLSSLDEDVRRHALSQFQDLIRTIGEMGGGSLNGPLYTSFPGNREMQHDRQKLLEQSVKSLRSLTPLAQDEDVVLNIRPVNRYEHFLIPTAGDALSYVHAVNHPNCGIDLDTFEMNLEEDDMKAAILEAGIYLHCLHVRENNQKMVGLGALDWSAVRSALDAIYYKGPLVHMPASGQRDREDPAESRRIRNLLCSDTPL, translated from the coding sequence ATGAGAATAGTCGGCATACACTACACCAGATGGGCTTCTCCGGCCGAAGCGGATATCGCTTCCTTGGTCCAGAAGGCCAAGCATCTGCTATACGATCAACTCGAAGTGGATGGGATCATCATGCAACAGATGAGCCCGTGGGGGCGTAAGCGCCTCGGCTTTGAGGCGAGAAACCACCAGATAGATATATCCTACAGTATTGTCCCTCCACCCGAGTACGACTTGTCCTCTCTTGACGAGGATGTGCGCAGGCATGCCCTCTCCCAATTTCAGGATCTTATCCGAACCATCGGGGAGATGGGCGGCGGAAGCCTCAACGGTCCGCTGTACACAAGCTTTCCCGGGAACCGAGAAATGCAGCACGATAGGCAGAAACTACTCGAACAGAGCGTAAAGAGTCTGAGATCGCTTACCCCGCTTGCCCAGGATGAGGATGTGGTATTGAACATCAGGCCGGTCAACCGGTATGAACATTTCCTCATTCCTACAGCCGGTGATGCTCTCTCGTATGTGCATGCAGTCAATCACCCGAACTGCGGCATCGATCTCGATACCTTTGAGATGAACCTTGAAGAGGACGACATGAAGGCCGCAATCCTAGAGGCCGGCATCTACCTGCACTGCCTGCATGTGCGGGAGAACAACCAGAAGATGGTGGGTCTTGGAGCTCTCGATTGGTCTGCTGTCCGCAGTGCTCTGGATGCAATCTATTACAAGGGGCCTTTGGTACACATGCCCGCTTCAGGCCAGAGAGATCGGGAAGACCCTGCAGAGAGCCGAAGAATCCGCAATCTGCTGTGTAGCGACACTCCTCTTTAA
- a CDS encoding iron-containing alcohol dehydrogenase, whose product MHSTFYLPTRIIFGSHSLQKLSEQKLPGKRALIVISSGKSTRSFGYLEQVEKQLDAAKVSYEIYDKILPNPILTHVTEGAQLAREKGCDFVIGLGGGSVIDSAKAIALMATNEGNLWDYIHGGSGKGRPMTKKPLPIVAITTTAGTGTEADPWLVITKEETNEKIGYGNDDTFPVLSIVDPTLMVTVPPHLTAYQGFDALFHSTEGYLNKIANTFSDQYSLEAIRLIGKSLPEAVKNGKNLKAREDMAMANTLAGMVETFSGCISEHSLEHAMSAFHPELPHGAGLIMISKAYYTHIADHHIADERMIAMAKALGKSDATQAMDFVHALVDLQKACAVDELKMSDYGIKKTELAAMVKNARENMGGLFGVDPMTLTDEDCLSIYQKSFK is encoded by the coding sequence ATGCACAGTACATTTTATCTTCCAACCAGAATCATATTCGGCTCACATTCGCTTCAAAAGCTTTCAGAGCAGAAGCTTCCCGGAAAACGAGCCTTGATCGTTATTTCCAGCGGGAAATCCACCCGTTCGTTTGGATACCTTGAACAAGTTGAGAAACAACTCGATGCAGCAAAGGTCTCGTATGAGATTTATGACAAGATTCTTCCCAATCCCATCCTTACCCATGTTACAGAAGGGGCCCAGCTTGCAAGAGAGAAGGGTTGTGACTTTGTCATCGGCCTCGGCGGAGGCTCGGTCATCGACTCGGCAAAAGCCATAGCCCTTATGGCAACCAATGAAGGCAATCTCTGGGACTATATCCATGGCGGCAGCGGCAAAGGAAGGCCGATGACCAAAAAGCCTCTTCCCATTGTTGCCATCACCACCACTGCCGGCACAGGCACCGAAGCCGATCCCTGGCTTGTCATCACCAAGGAGGAGACCAACGAGAAAATCGGATACGGTAATGACGATACCTTCCCTGTCCTCAGCATCGTCGATCCCACCCTGATGGTCACCGTTCCCCCGCATCTCACCGCCTACCAAGGCTTCGATGCCCTGTTCCACAGCACCGAAGGGTATCTGAACAAAATTGCCAATACCTTCAGCGACCAGTACAGCCTTGAAGCGATCAGGCTCATCGGTAAGAGCCTGCCTGAGGCGGTGAAGAATGGCAAGAATCTGAAGGCACGCGAGGATATGGCCATGGCCAACACCCTGGCCGGCATGGTGGAAACATTCAGCGGGTGTATCAGCGAGCATTCGCTTGAGCATGCTATGAGTGCGTTTCACCCCGAGCTTCCCCACGGGGCGGGCTTGATTATGATCAGCAAAGCCTACTACACCCACATCGCTGATCACCACATCGCCGACGAGCGGATGATTGCCATGGCGAAGGCCTTGGGAAAAAGTGATGCCACCCAAGCGATGGACTTCGTGCATGCCCTTGTCGACCTGCAAAAGGCCTGCGCTGTGGATGAGCTGAAGATGAGCGACTATGGGATCAAGAAAACAGAGCTTGCTGCAATGGTGAAAAACGCCCGGGAGAACATGGGAGGCCTCTTTGGTGTCGATCCCATGACGCTGACCGATGAGGATTGCCTGAGTATCTACCAGAAGTCATTCAAATAA
- the chrA gene encoding chromate efflux transporter has protein sequence MHNVPYRHFLKDVLICSLGAYGGPEAHFGVFLDHLVSKKHYLSEEELVELLALTSILPGPTSTQTITAVGYRMGGPLLAFLTLLVWALPPVLVMTTLSFLYQFLKDHQISEDILRFIGPMAVGFIFLAAFRIGKKVLTDGLTIALFLFGALTTYFIRSPWVFPTVLLIGGAVSILSSNEKNLFNRITIRAPYRYLVLFVLFALGTLLLSLITHNLLVTLFEAFYRYGYLVFGGGQVVVPVMIAELVETRGYMTNEEFLTGYGLVQGLPGPMFSFSAYAGGMAARGEGAFIQVLASLLSGVGIFLPGTLLIFFIYPVWEELKRIQAVKVSLKGINAVAGGLITAAAILLLQKSGITGEHLTVVGLTIVVLATKKIPAPLVVLAVLVAGIVF, from the coding sequence ACACTTCCTCAAGGATGTCCTTATCTGTTCACTTGGTGCCTATGGAGGGCCGGAGGCTCATTTTGGTGTGTTTCTCGACCACTTGGTGAGCAAGAAACACTATCTGAGCGAAGAAGAGCTGGTTGAACTGCTTGCCTTGACCAGCATTCTGCCCGGACCTACCAGCACCCAGACCATTACCGCAGTCGGCTACCGGATGGGAGGCCCCCTACTGGCCTTCCTCACCCTGCTCGTCTGGGCCCTTCCCCCGGTTCTGGTGATGACCACCCTCTCCTTCCTCTATCAGTTTCTCAAGGACCATCAAATCTCGGAGGATATCCTGCGCTTTATCGGCCCCATGGCAGTCGGGTTCATTTTCCTCGCTGCGTTCAGAATCGGCAAGAAAGTACTTACCGATGGGCTGACCATTGCGCTCTTTCTCTTTGGAGCGCTGACCACCTATTTCATTCGGTCCCCCTGGGTTTTCCCCACTGTTTTACTGATCGGAGGAGCAGTCTCCATTCTCTCGAGCAACGAAAAGAACCTGTTCAACAGAATCACCATACGGGCACCGTACAGGTATCTGGTACTTTTCGTCCTCTTCGCTCTGGGCACCCTGCTGCTTTCCCTAATCACCCACAATCTTCTGGTCACCCTCTTTGAGGCTTTCTACCGCTATGGCTATCTGGTTTTCGGAGGCGGACAGGTGGTGGTGCCTGTCATGATCGCAGAGTTGGTGGAAACCAGAGGATATATGACGAACGAGGAGTTTTTAACTGGATACGGCCTGGTACAGGGACTTCCAGGTCCCATGTTCAGCTTCAGCGCCTATGCCGGAGGCATGGCTGCAAGAGGTGAAGGTGCTTTCATCCAGGTCCTCGCATCCCTTCTTTCAGGAGTGGGAATTTTCCTGCCTGGTACGCTGCTCATTTTCTTCATCTACCCTGTCTGGGAGGAACTCAAGCGGATACAGGCGGTGAAGGTATCGCTGAAGGGTATCAATGCGGTTGCCGGCGGTCTTATTACGGCTGCGGCAATCCTGCTGCTGCAAAAGAGCGGGATCACAGGAGAGCACCTGACGGTGGTGGGCCTTACCATCGTGGTGCTTGCAACAAAGAAAATACCCGCCCCCTTGGTCGTACTAGCCGTCCTGGTTGCGGGTATTGTGTTTTGA